A DNA window from Mucilaginibacter xinganensis contains the following coding sequences:
- a CDS encoding dihydrolipoamide acetyltransferase family protein, translated as MAKYKLLLPKMGESVEEATIIKWSKKPGDFIDADETVMEIATDKVDSDVPSPVSGKLVEQLYKDNDVVKVGAVIAIIETSGPEEVKAEPIAEQVTAAPVEEVKPFVATPVPPVQEAAPAPVAVEVAPQPEVKQPEEPKQQVYAEPVTIPYVEQLQQKPAEVQVDTNRNDARFYSPLVKNIAAQEGISNAELDAIPGTGAEGRLTKDDLLLYIQEKYQPKTTQQGTAPVQAEPERASEPVAAAPAEVPAPLPVAPSPEPAAQAPSPEPVAQAPQPEPPAAEPAETKAPKSVSMSGGDEIIEMDRMRRLIADHMVMSKHTSPHVTSFVEADVTNLVLWRERIKANFEKREGEKITFTPIFIEAVVRAIKDMPMINIQVNGTQIIKKKDINISMATALPSGNLIVPVIKRADELNLIGLTKAVNDLANRARTNKLKPDDVQGGTFTITNVGSFGNVMGTPIINQPQVAILAVGAIKKKPAVIETLQGDMIGIRHMMFLSLSYDHRVVDGALGGSFVRRVADYLENWETDREF; from the coding sequence ATGGCCAAATATAAACTGTTGCTGCCGAAAATGGGTGAAAGTGTTGAAGAGGCAACCATAATCAAATGGAGTAAAAAACCTGGCGATTTTATTGACGCTGATGAAACAGTAATGGAAATTGCCACCGATAAAGTTGACTCGGATGTTCCATCGCCGGTATCAGGTAAACTTGTTGAACAACTATACAAAGATAATGACGTGGTTAAGGTGGGAGCAGTTATTGCGATAATTGAAACCAGCGGGCCGGAAGAAGTTAAGGCTGAGCCCATTGCCGAGCAGGTTACTGCCGCACCAGTTGAAGAAGTAAAACCTTTTGTTGCAACACCTGTGCCACCAGTACAGGAAGCCGCACCGGCACCCGTTGCCGTCGAAGTTGCCCCACAGCCGGAAGTTAAACAACCTGAAGAGCCTAAACAACAAGTTTATGCAGAGCCGGTAACTATACCTTACGTTGAACAATTGCAACAAAAGCCTGCAGAAGTTCAGGTTGATACGAATAGAAACGATGCCCGTTTTTATTCGCCTTTGGTTAAAAATATCGCCGCACAGGAAGGAATCAGCAATGCTGAGCTGGACGCTATTCCGGGAACCGGGGCAGAAGGCCGCTTAACTAAGGATGATCTGTTACTTTATATACAGGAGAAATACCAGCCTAAAACGACACAACAAGGCACAGCCCCTGTGCAGGCTGAACCTGAAAGGGCAAGTGAACCGGTAGCTGCCGCACCGGCTGAAGTACCTGCACCGCTGCCTGTAGCTCCAAGCCCCGAACCCGCTGCCCAGGCTCCATCACCGGAACCTGTTGCACAGGCGCCGCAACCTGAACCGCCTGCAGCTGAACCAGCCGAAACAAAGGCTCCGAAAAGCGTTTCAATGTCAGGCGGCGATGAAATTATTGAAATGGACAGGATGCGCCGGCTTATTGCTGACCACATGGTGATGAGCAAGCATACCTCGCCGCATGTTACCTCGTTTGTTGAAGCGGATGTAACCAACCTGGTGTTATGGCGCGAAAGAATAAAAGCGAACTTTGAAAAACGTGAGGGTGAAAAAATTACGTTTACGCCAATATTTATTGAAGCTGTTGTAAGGGCAATTAAAGATATGCCGATGATCAACATCCAGGTAAATGGAACGCAGATCATTAAGAAGAAGGATATCAATATCAGCATGGCAACGGCACTGCCAAGCGGTAACCTGATTGTTCCGGTAATAAAGCGTGCAGACGAATTAAACCTGATAGGCTTAACCAAAGCTGTTAACGACCTGGCTAACCGTGCACGTACCAATAAACTTAAACCCGATGATGTGCAGGGCGGTACATTTACCATCACTAACGTGGGCTCATTCGGCAACGTTATGGGAACGCCTATAATAAACCAGCCACAGGTAGCTATTTTAGCAGTTGGTGCAATCAAGAAAAAACCGGCGGTAATTGAAACCTTACAAGGAGACATGATCGGCATCCGCCATATGATGTTCCTGTCATTGTCATACGACCACAGGGTTGTTGACGGTGCTTTGGGCGGCTCATTTGTAAGAAGGGTAGCCGATTACCTTGAGAACTGGGAAACAGACCGCGAGTTTTAA
- a CDS encoding competence/damage-inducible protein A, which produces MLAEIITIGDEILIGQIVDTNSAWMAGELNNIGIRIKQISSVSDDRQHILTALAEAAGRADIILITGGLGPTKDDITKKTLAEYFKAELVENKDALANVEHIFSRYNRPMLDVNRLQAQVPENCEVILNKNGTAPGMWFNEEGKIYVSMPGVPHEMMYMMEDEVIPKLKSSLKLPVIIHKTILTVGEGESYLADRIADIEDALPPFIKLAYLPKLGQVRLRLSGYGEDEAVLKEKIEEFAAKIVERVGNVVAAQEDIPIEKAILNYMADNNLTLSVAESCTGGYISHLITQHAGSSKVFFGGAVSYSYELKESLLGVKKETLARFGAVSEETATEMVEGALRNFKSDYAVAVTGIAGPDGGTADKPVGTVWVAVASADKTVVKKLTFGNKRRQNIERTAISALNMLNTLLHNSGK; this is translated from the coding sequence ATGCTTGCGGAAATAATTACCATTGGAGACGAAATTCTTATAGGGCAAATTGTTGATACAAATTCAGCCTGGATGGCGGGCGAACTCAATAATATTGGGATCAGGATAAAACAAATCTCTTCTGTATCTGATGACCGGCAACATATTTTAACTGCGCTTGCCGAAGCTGCCGGCAGGGCCGATATTATTTTAATTACCGGCGGCCTTGGCCCCACAAAAGATGATATCACCAAAAAAACACTTGCCGAATATTTTAAGGCGGAGCTGGTGGAAAATAAAGACGCATTAGCTAATGTAGAGCATATTTTTTCGCGCTATAACAGGCCGATGCTGGATGTGAACCGCTTACAGGCCCAGGTACCCGAAAATTGCGAAGTGATTTTAAATAAGAACGGTACAGCACCGGGCATGTGGTTCAATGAAGAGGGGAAGATCTACGTGTCAATGCCTGGGGTGCCACACGAGATGATGTACATGATGGAAGATGAGGTGATCCCAAAACTAAAATCATCATTGAAGCTTCCGGTAATTATTCATAAAACTATTTTAACTGTAGGTGAGGGGGAATCTTACCTGGCGGACAGGATAGCTGATATTGAGGATGCGTTACCGCCATTTATTAAACTTGCTTACCTCCCAAAACTTGGGCAGGTAAGGTTGCGGCTAAGCGGGTATGGTGAAGATGAAGCAGTTTTAAAAGAAAAAATAGAGGAATTTGCCGCTAAAATAGTGGAGCGGGTTGGTAACGTAGTAGCAGCACAAGAAGATATTCCGATAGAAAAGGCCATATTGAATTACATGGCTGATAACAACCTTACATTATCTGTTGCCGAAAGCTGCACCGGCGGATATATCTCGCACCTGATTACGCAGCATGCCGGCTCATCCAAAGTATTTTTCGGCGGGGCTGTTTCTTATTCGTATGAATTAAAGGAAAGTTTGCTGGGTGTTAAAAAGGAAACTTTAGCCCGGTTTGGAGCGGTAAGCGAAGAAACAGCTACTGAAATGGTTGAAGGGGCGCTGCGCAATTTTAAATCAGATTACGCCGTAGCGGTTACAGGAATTGCCGGCCCGGACGGCGGCACGGCTGATAAACCAGTGGGTACGGTTTGGGTTGCTGTCGCTTCTGCTGACAAAACCGTGGTAAAGAAATTAACATTTGGGAATAAACGCCGCCAAAACATCGAAAGGACTGCAATTTCAGCTTTAAATATGTTGAATACTTTACTGCACAATTCTGGAAAATAA